The Streptomyces sp. CC0208 genome window below encodes:
- a CDS encoding MBL fold metallo-hydrolase yields the protein MPPLSLTVLGTASPHPAPGRPCSGYLLRGGGAEVWVDAGPGTFAELQRHTDPSRLTAIWISHLHADHSADLLSAVYAFAFGGLTPPAPIPVYAPPGCAHRLAGFFGQSDVRFLDGILAFHPLYDGHEVRHWNLRLAARAVAHDTEAYGLRAECAGRVLAYSGDSGPCAALVELAVESDVFLCEADIDRHREGEQVHLTPEDAGDIARKAGARELIVTHVGPTLTREAATTRAAVAFAGRTSTAFEGATRLV from the coding sequence ATGCCGCCCCTCAGCCTCACCGTCCTCGGCACCGCCTCCCCGCACCCGGCGCCGGGCCGCCCCTGCTCCGGCTATCTGCTGCGCGGCGGGGGCGCCGAGGTGTGGGTGGACGCCGGGCCCGGTACCTTCGCGGAGTTGCAGCGGCACACGGACCCCTCCCGGCTCACGGCGATCTGGATCTCCCACCTGCACGCGGACCACAGCGCGGATCTGCTGTCCGCCGTCTACGCCTTCGCGTTCGGCGGGCTCACCCCGCCCGCCCCGATCCCGGTGTACGCGCCGCCCGGCTGCGCGCACCGGCTCGCCGGGTTCTTCGGACAGTCCGACGTACGCTTCCTCGACGGCATCCTCGCCTTCCACCCCCTGTACGACGGCCACGAGGTCCGGCACTGGAACCTTCGGCTCGCCGCGCGGGCCGTGGCGCACGACACCGAGGCGTACGGACTGCGCGCCGAGTGCGCCGGACGCGTCCTCGCGTACTCCGGGGACAGCGGACCCTGCGCCGCCCTCGTCGAACTCGCCGTGGAATCCGATGTGTTCCTGTGCGAGGCGGACATCGACCGGCATCGCGAAGGCGAACAGGTCCATCTGACACCCGAGGACGCCGGCGACATCGCCCGCAAGGCCGGGGCGCGCGAGCTGATCGTCACCCACGTCGGTCCCACGCTCACCAGGGAGGCGGCGACCACACGCGCCGCCGTCGCCTTCGCCGGACGCACCAGTACGGCCTTCGAGGGCGCCACCCGGCTGGTCTGA
- a CDS encoding sugar ABC transporter permease, producing the protein MAQAAAVAKPPAPPRRRRASATPRRLPYLLIAPAALLMLGFIAYPVISVFYYSLQNYNPTKPWRNGYAGFDNFVHIFTEDPQFWDTLTFSAKWVFVEVGLQLLFGLALALIVNQTFVGRAVGRALVFSPWAVSGVLTSAIWVLLYNSQTGVTRYLADMGIGSYGTSWLSDTSTVFSAAVVADLWRGVPFFAILILADLQSVSKDLYEAAEVDGASTIKQFWHITLPHLKDAIILSTLLRAVWEFNNVDLLYTLTGGGPAGETTTLPLYIANTSVDAHNFGYASALTTVAFVILLFCSMVYLRLSKFGGGSK; encoded by the coding sequence ATGGCCCAAGCCGCAGCCGTGGCGAAACCGCCCGCGCCACCCCGGCGGCGCCGTGCCTCCGCCACGCCGCGCAGGCTGCCGTACCTGCTGATCGCGCCGGCGGCCCTGCTGATGCTGGGCTTCATCGCCTACCCGGTGATCAGCGTCTTCTACTACAGCCTCCAGAACTACAACCCCACCAAGCCATGGCGGAACGGCTACGCGGGCTTCGACAACTTCGTCCATATCTTCACCGAGGACCCGCAGTTCTGGGACACGCTGACCTTCAGCGCCAAGTGGGTCTTCGTCGAGGTCGGACTCCAGCTGCTGTTCGGCCTGGCGCTCGCGCTGATCGTCAACCAGACCTTCGTGGGGCGGGCGGTGGGCCGCGCGCTCGTCTTCTCCCCGTGGGCCGTCTCCGGCGTGCTGACCTCCGCGATCTGGGTGCTGCTCTACAACTCCCAGACCGGCGTCACCCGTTACCTCGCCGACATGGGCATCGGCTCCTACGGCACCAGCTGGCTGTCGGACACCTCCACCGTCTTCTCGGCGGCGGTCGTCGCCGACCTGTGGCGCGGTGTCCCCTTCTTCGCGATCCTCATCCTCGCCGACCTCCAGTCCGTCTCGAAGGACCTGTACGAGGCCGCCGAGGTCGACGGGGCCAGCACCATCAAGCAGTTCTGGCACATCACGCTGCCCCACCTCAAGGACGCGATCATCCTGTCCACACTGCTGCGCGCGGTGTGGGAGTTCAACAACGTCGACCTGCTCTACACCCTGACCGGCGGCGGCCCCGCGGGGGAGACGACCACCCTCCCGCTCTACATCGCCAACACCAGCGTCGACGCCCACAACTTCGGCTACGCGTCCGCCCTGACCACGGTCGCGTTCGTGATCCTGCTCTTCTGCTCGATGGTGTATCTGCGGCTGAGCAAGTTCGGAGGCGGTTCCAAGTGA
- a CDS encoding dihydrodipicolinate synthase family protein: MSSETFEPQRAALADVVAIPVTPFAEDGTVDQVTHRALLRRLLDGGITTLTPNGNTGEFYALSPEERRLVTELTVEEAGGRADVLVGVGHDVPTAVASARHARELGAGMVMVHQPVHPYVSQGGWIDYHRAIASAVPELGVVPYIRNAQLSGDRLAELADACPNVIGVKYAVPDAARFAAFARDAGLERFVWVAGLAEPYAPSYFSAGATGFTSGLVNVAPAVSLNMIEALRSGDYPAAMKVWEQIRRFEELRAANGSADNVTVVKEALASLGLCRREVRPPSRELPESERAEVAAIAAGWSI, from the coding sequence ATGAGCAGCGAGACCTTCGAGCCCCAGCGGGCGGCCCTGGCCGACGTGGTGGCGATCCCGGTGACCCCGTTCGCCGAGGACGGCACCGTCGACCAGGTCACCCACCGGGCCCTGCTGCGTCGGCTGCTCGACGGCGGGATCACCACCCTCACCCCCAACGGGAACACCGGCGAGTTCTACGCCCTCAGCCCCGAAGAGCGGCGCCTGGTCACGGAGTTGACCGTCGAGGAGGCCGGGGGGCGGGCCGACGTCCTCGTCGGGGTCGGCCATGACGTCCCGACCGCCGTCGCCTCCGCCCGGCACGCCCGGGAGCTCGGCGCGGGGATGGTCATGGTCCACCAGCCCGTCCACCCCTACGTCTCGCAGGGCGGCTGGATCGACTACCACCGCGCGATCGCCTCGGCCGTCCCTGAGCTCGGGGTCGTCCCGTACATCCGCAACGCCCAGCTGAGCGGGGACCGCCTCGCCGAACTCGCCGACGCCTGCCCGAACGTGATCGGCGTGAAGTACGCCGTCCCGGACGCGGCCAGGTTCGCCGCCTTCGCGAGGGACGCGGGCCTTGAACGCTTCGTGTGGGTCGCCGGGCTCGCCGAGCCCTACGCGCCCTCCTACTTCTCGGCGGGCGCCACCGGCTTCACCTCCGGGCTGGTGAACGTCGCCCCTGCCGTCTCGCTGAACATGATCGAAGCGCTTCGATCCGGTGACTACCCGGCCGCCATGAAGGTCTGGGAGCAGATCCGCCGCTTCGAGGAACTCCGCGCGGCGAACGGCTCCGCCGACAACGTCACGGTCGTCAAGGAGGCACTCGCCTCCCTCGGCCTGTGCCGCCGTGAAGTGCGTCCGCCGAGCCGCGAGCTTCCCGAGTCCGAGCGCGCCGAGGTCGCCGCGATAGCCGCCGGGTGGTCGATATGA
- the araD gene encoding L-arabinonate dehydratase, producing MTDRERMRPEDLRSHQWYGTEGQLRTWSHNARMRQLGYEAEEYRGRPVIAVLNTWSDINPCHVHLRERAEAVKRGVWQAGGFPLEFPVATLSETYQKPTPMLYRNLLAMETEELLRSYPIDAAVLLGGCDKSTPALLMGATSADVTSLFVPAGPMLPGHWRGETLGSGTDMWKYWDEHRAGNLTDCELRDLQGGLARSPGHCMTMGTASTMTAAAETLGMTLPGASSIPAVDSAHERMAAASGRRAVELAWTGLRPSEILTREAFEDAVTTVLGLGGSTNAVIHLIAMAGRAGIRLTLDDFDRIARTVPVLANVRPGGQTYLMEDFHFAGGLPAFLSRITDLLHLDRPTVNGTLGEQLEGAVVHNDDVIRTRDNPVASEGGVAVLRGNLCPDGAVIKHISAEPHLLKHTGPAVVFDDYKSMQRTINDPESNITADSVLVLRNAGPKGGPGMPEYGMLPIPDHLLKQGVRDMVRISDARMSGTSYGTCVLHVAPESYVGGPLALVRTGDSITLDVEARYLRLNVDDEELERRRAEWTPPPTRYERGYGALYNDQITQANTGCDFEFLAGQGKVPDPYAG from the coding sequence ATGACGGACCGAGAGCGGATGCGGCCGGAGGACCTGCGGAGCCATCAGTGGTACGGCACGGAGGGCCAGTTGCGCACCTGGTCGCACAACGCCCGGATGCGTCAGCTCGGTTACGAGGCCGAGGAGTACCGGGGCCGCCCGGTGATCGCCGTCCTCAACACCTGGTCCGACATCAACCCCTGCCATGTCCATCTGCGCGAGCGCGCCGAGGCGGTCAAGCGGGGAGTGTGGCAGGCAGGCGGCTTCCCGCTGGAGTTCCCGGTCGCCACCCTCTCGGAGACCTATCAGAAGCCCACCCCGATGCTCTACCGCAACCTGCTCGCGATGGAGACGGAGGAGCTGCTGCGGTCGTATCCGATCGACGCGGCGGTGCTGCTCGGCGGCTGCGACAAGTCGACGCCGGCGCTGCTCATGGGTGCGACCTCGGCCGATGTCACCTCGCTCTTCGTGCCCGCGGGACCGATGCTGCCGGGGCACTGGCGCGGCGAGACCCTCGGGTCCGGCACCGACATGTGGAAGTACTGGGACGAGCACCGCGCCGGCAACCTGACGGACTGTGAACTGCGGGATCTCCAGGGCGGGTTGGCGCGTTCGCCGGGCCACTGCATGACCATGGGGACCGCGTCCACGATGACCGCGGCGGCGGAGACCCTCGGCATGACCCTGCCGGGCGCCTCCTCGATCCCGGCCGTCGACTCCGCGCACGAGCGGATGGCCGCGGCCTCCGGGCGGCGCGCGGTGGAGCTCGCCTGGACCGGACTCAGGCCGTCCGAGATCCTCACCCGCGAGGCCTTCGAGGACGCCGTCACCACGGTGCTCGGACTCGGCGGTTCCACCAACGCGGTCATCCACCTGATCGCGATGGCCGGCCGGGCGGGCATCAGGCTCACCCTGGACGACTTCGACCGCATCGCCCGCACGGTTCCGGTGCTGGCGAACGTACGGCCCGGCGGACAGACGTACCTCATGGAGGACTTCCACTTCGCCGGCGGCCTGCCCGCCTTCCTCTCCAGGATCACCGACCTGCTCCACCTGGACCGGCCGACCGTGAACGGCACCCTGGGCGAGCAGTTGGAGGGTGCGGTCGTCCACAACGACGACGTCATCCGCACCCGCGACAACCCGGTCGCGAGCGAGGGCGGGGTCGCCGTCCTGCGCGGCAACCTCTGCCCGGACGGCGCCGTCATCAAGCACATCTCCGCCGAACCGCACCTGCTCAAGCACACCGGGCCCGCGGTCGTCTTCGACGACTACAAGTCCATGCAACGCACCATCAACGACCCGGAGTCGAACATCACCGCGGACAGCGTGCTGGTGCTGCGCAACGCCGGGCCCAAGGGTGGGCCGGGCATGCCCGAGTACGGCATGCTCCCCATCCCCGACCACCTGCTCAAGCAGGGCGTACGCGACATGGTCCGCATCTCCGACGCCCGTATGAGCGGCACGAGCTACGGCACGTGCGTGCTGCACGTGGCACCCGAGTCGTACGTCGGCGGCCCGCTGGCCCTCGTACGGACGGGGGACAGCATCACCCTCGACGTCGAGGCGCGTTACCTCCGACTCAACGTGGACGATGAAGAGTTGGAGCGCCGACGCGCGGAGTGGACGCCACCGCCCACCCGCTACGAGCGCGGCTACGGCGCCTTGTACAACGACCAGATCACCCAGGCGAACACCGGCTGCGACTTCGAGTTCCTGGCCGGGCAGGGCAAGGTCCCAGATCCGTATGCAGGGTGA
- a CDS encoding glycoside hydrolase 43 family protein, translating to MTHPSPSTTYTNPVLNADWSDPDVVRVGDDFYLTASSFGRVPGLPLLHSRDLVNWTLIGHALERLQPAGEFTRPRHDCGVWAPSLRYHDERFWIFWGDPDQGIFQINAPGIRGPWSSPHLLKSGKGLIDPCPLWDEESGEAYLVHAWAKSRSGVKNRLTGHRMDLDGRELLDEGKVIVDGDRIPGWFTLEGPKLYQHDGWFWIFAPAGGVETGWQGAFRSRGFFGPYEERVVLEQQDTDVNGPHQGGWVRTPSGQDWFLHFQQKGAYGRVVHLQPMRWGEDGWPVLGHEGAPVAVHEKPDLPPQPEAAPATDDDFPGGRFGRQWQWTANPRPGWATHHSGDGLRLTCVRSADAHDLRKLPNVLTQRLPGTPSAVEVELRLHSAEPGARAGLAVLGDAFSWIGLQRGADGTVHLVHRFAEGVAEQERDAERPRPAPAEKVRLRIEIGAGARCRFFHDLGDGPQPSGPVFAATPWRWVGALLGLFALAPVGGGHAGAATFSHFRIDHL from the coding sequence GTGACACACCCGAGCCCGTCGACGACGTACACGAACCCCGTCCTGAACGCCGACTGGTCCGACCCCGATGTCGTCCGCGTCGGTGACGACTTCTACCTCACCGCCTCCAGCTTCGGCCGCGTCCCCGGCCTGCCGCTGCTGCACTCCCGCGACCTCGTCAACTGGACTTTGATCGGCCACGCCCTCGAACGCCTGCAACCGGCGGGGGAGTTCACCAGGCCCCGGCACGACTGCGGGGTCTGGGCACCGTCTCTCCGGTACCACGACGAACGGTTCTGGATCTTCTGGGGCGACCCGGACCAGGGCATCTTCCAGATCAACGCCCCTGGGATCAGGGGCCCTTGGAGCAGCCCGCACCTTCTCAAGTCCGGCAAGGGTCTGATCGACCCGTGCCCCCTGTGGGACGAGGAGAGCGGCGAGGCCTACCTGGTGCACGCCTGGGCCAAGTCCCGCTCGGGCGTCAAGAACCGCCTCACCGGGCACCGGATGGACCTCGACGGCCGCGAACTCCTCGACGAGGGCAAGGTGATCGTCGACGGCGACCGGATACCGGGCTGGTTCACTCTCGAAGGCCCCAAGCTGTACCAGCACGACGGCTGGTTCTGGATCTTCGCTCCCGCCGGGGGAGTGGAGACCGGCTGGCAGGGCGCCTTCCGCTCGCGCGGGTTCTTCGGCCCCTACGAGGAGAGGGTCGTCCTGGAGCAGCAGGACACCGACGTCAACGGCCCGCACCAGGGCGGCTGGGTGCGCACCCCGTCCGGCCAGGACTGGTTCCTGCACTTCCAGCAGAAGGGCGCCTACGGCAGGGTCGTCCACCTCCAGCCGATGCGCTGGGGCGAGGACGGCTGGCCGGTGCTCGGCCACGAGGGCGCCCCCGTCGCCGTGCACGAGAAGCCTGATCTGCCGCCGCAGCCGGAGGCCGCGCCCGCCACCGACGACGACTTCCCCGGCGGACGCTTCGGCCGCCAGTGGCAGTGGACCGCCAATCCGCGGCCCGGTTGGGCCACCCACCACTCCGGGGACGGACTACGGCTCACCTGCGTCCGCTCGGCCGACGCGCACGACCTGCGCAAACTGCCGAACGTCCTCACCCAGCGGCTGCCCGGCACGCCCTCGGCGGTCGAGGTGGAGCTGCGACTGCACAGTGCGGAACCGGGGGCGCGGGCCGGTCTCGCGGTGCTCGGGGACGCCTTCAGCTGGATCGGGCTCCAGCGGGGGGCCGACGGCACGGTGCACCTCGTACACCGGTTCGCGGAGGGCGTCGCCGAACAGGAACGGGACGCCGAGCGACCGCGACCCGCTCCCGCCGAAAAGGTACGGCTGCGGATCGAGATCGGCGCGGGCGCGCGCTGCCGCTTCTTCCACGACCTCGGCGACGGCCCGCAGCCCTCCGGACCCGTCTTCGCCGCCACCCCCTGGCGCTGGGTCGGAGCCCTGCTCGGACTGTTCGCGCTCGCGCCCGTCGGAGGAGGACACGCCGGGGCGGCAACCTTCTCGCACTTCAGGATCGACCACCTGTAA
- a CDS encoding Gfo/Idh/MocA family oxidoreductase — translation MNTVDTMNTDNTPGTVDIVLAGARGHGHWHLENIRRLQDKGIVRLAGICELTPLTGDEIPEGLGTPEQSADFGALLDSTGARIAVICTPIPTHTDLALQAARRGVHILLEKPPAPSYAEFRRMADGVAATGVACQIGFQSLGSHAVPAIRELVEEGAIGEVTGIGGAGAWARAEAYYRRAPWAGKRRMNGVDVIDGVLTNPLAHAVATALALNGTTRAEHVTRIETELQRANDIESDDTSCVRLTTANGIPVVVAATLCAEDPDEPYVVVHGSHGRITYWYKQDRVLLQQAGHGPEEYEYGRTDLLENLVDHVTDGDELLVVPEVTGAFMKVVEAIRLAPDPAPLPATAWRLLPDEERRVVPGIDGLVAAAADNLALYSELGADWARPHVANEVST, via the coding sequence ATGAACACCGTGGACACCATGAACACCGACAACACCCCGGGCACCGTGGACATCGTCCTGGCGGGCGCGCGCGGGCACGGCCACTGGCACCTGGAGAACATCCGCCGACTGCAGGACAAGGGAATCGTACGACTGGCGGGGATCTGCGAGCTGACCCCGTTGACCGGCGACGAGATCCCCGAAGGCCTGGGCACACCCGAGCAGTCCGCCGACTTCGGCGCGCTCCTCGACTCCACGGGCGCCCGGATCGCGGTGATCTGCACCCCGATCCCGACGCACACGGACCTTGCGCTCCAAGCGGCACGGCGGGGCGTGCACATCCTGCTGGAGAAGCCCCCGGCGCCGTCGTACGCCGAGTTCCGCCGGATGGCCGACGGGGTCGCCGCGACCGGGGTCGCCTGCCAGATCGGCTTCCAGTCGCTGGGCTCGCACGCCGTGCCCGCGATCCGTGAGCTGGTCGAGGAGGGGGCGATCGGCGAGGTGACCGGGATCGGCGGGGCCGGTGCCTGGGCGCGCGCGGAGGCGTACTACCGGCGGGCGCCCTGGGCGGGCAAGCGGCGGATGAACGGCGTCGACGTGATCGACGGCGTGCTGACCAACCCCCTCGCGCACGCCGTCGCCACCGCGCTCGCGCTGAACGGCACCACCCGCGCCGAGCACGTCACCCGCATCGAGACCGAGCTGCAACGCGCCAACGACATCGAGTCCGACGACACCTCCTGCGTCCGCCTCACCACCGCGAACGGCATCCCGGTAGTCGTCGCCGCGACCCTGTGCGCCGAGGACCCCGACGAGCCGTACGTCGTCGTGCACGGCAGCCACGGCCGGATCACCTACTGGTACAAGCAGGACCGCGTGCTGCTCCAGCAGGCCGGCCACGGTCCCGAGGAGTACGAGTACGGCCGCACCGACCTGCTGGAGAACCTGGTCGACCACGTCACCGACGGCGACGAGCTCCTGGTCGTCCCCGAGGTGACCGGCGCCTTCATGAAGGTCGTCGAGGCGATCCGGCTGGCCCCGGACCCGGCTCCGCTCCCGGCCACGGCCTGGCGCCTGCTGCCCGACGAGGAGCGCCGGGTCGTCCCCGGCATCGACGGACTCGTCGCGGCCGCCGCCGACAACCTCGCCCTCTACTCCGAGCTGGGCGCCGACTGGGCCCGGCCACACGTCGCGAACGAGGTGAGCACATGA
- a CDS encoding GntR family transcriptional regulator — protein sequence MTSVPTPIPSRTQYVLEEIKRRILTGRLTPGQALVETELAAQFGVSKTPVREALKTLAGTGLVVMSQYKGVTVRMVDADMAREVYDVRLLLEPEALKRSVRRGASLDAARDALTKADDATDTAERSLANREFHRALYLPCGNPLLGRMLDEVRDQAALVSAVAWAASPSWDREAGEHREILRLALDGDADGAARALHAHIASFVERAFPGVLDQEGQE from the coding sequence ATGACCTCTGTGCCCACGCCGATCCCCTCCCGCACGCAGTACGTGCTGGAGGAGATCAAACGCCGTATCCTCACCGGGCGCCTGACGCCTGGTCAGGCCCTGGTCGAGACGGAACTCGCCGCACAGTTCGGGGTGTCCAAGACCCCGGTGCGCGAGGCGCTCAAGACCCTGGCCGGGACCGGGCTCGTCGTGATGAGCCAGTACAAGGGCGTCACGGTGCGCATGGTGGACGCGGACATGGCGCGCGAGGTCTACGACGTCCGGCTGCTCCTCGAACCCGAGGCGCTGAAGCGGTCCGTACGGCGCGGGGCCTCCCTCGACGCCGCCCGCGATGCCCTGACCAAGGCCGACGACGCCACCGACACCGCCGAACGCTCCCTCGCCAACCGGGAGTTCCACCGCGCCCTCTACCTGCCCTGCGGCAATCCGCTGCTCGGCCGGATGCTCGACGAGGTCCGCGACCAGGCCGCCCTGGTCTCCGCGGTCGCCTGGGCGGCCTCGCCCTCCTGGGACCGGGAGGCCGGCGAGCACCGGGAGATCCTGCGGCTCGCCCTGGACGGCGACGCGGACGGAGCGGCCCGCGCCCTGCACGCCCACATCGCGTCCTTCGTGGAACGAGCGTTCCCCGGAGTGCTGGACCAGGAAGGCCAGGAATGA
- a CDS encoding PmoA family protein: MTTPDSPVLRVAGRPVSRYVTRPELPARLSPRPYLHPVTTLAGTAVTELGPADHIHHLGVGVAVPDVEGYNFWGGRTYVRDQGPTELDNHGAQRHHSFQLRDPDGFVEELRWVASGAELLRERRTVAATELTGSAWALDFTFSLTNVTREALSIGSPATNGRPGAAYGGFFWRARKEQDAPDVFTVDREGEAAIHGTRADWVALSGAGWTLVFAGATDRTRRDPWFVRADEYPGVGSSLAHDARLPVPAGETVVRRIVTVVADGRLSRLEVAALVRKAVSQ; this comes from the coding sequence ATGACGACCCCCGATTCGCCGGTCCTGCGTGTCGCGGGCCGCCCGGTCAGCCGCTACGTCACCCGGCCCGAGCTGCCCGCCCGGCTCTCCCCGCGCCCCTATCTGCACCCCGTCACCACCCTGGCCGGCACGGCTGTCACCGAACTCGGCCCCGCCGACCACATCCACCACCTCGGCGTCGGTGTAGCCGTTCCCGACGTCGAGGGGTACAACTTCTGGGGCGGGCGCACCTACGTGCGCGACCAGGGCCCGACCGAGCTCGACAACCACGGTGCCCAGCGCCACCACTCCTTCCAGCTCCGGGACCCGGACGGCTTCGTGGAGGAGCTGCGCTGGGTCGCCTCGGGGGCGGAGCTGCTGCGCGAACGCCGCACGGTCGCGGCCACCGAACTGACCGGCTCCGCCTGGGCGTTGGACTTCACCTTCTCCCTCACCAACGTCACCCGGGAAGCCCTGTCGATCGGCAGCCCGGCCACCAACGGCCGCCCGGGCGCGGCCTACGGCGGCTTCTTCTGGCGGGCCCGCAAGGAACAGGACGCGCCGGACGTCTTCACCGTCGACCGCGAGGGCGAGGCCGCGATCCACGGCACCCGGGCCGACTGGGTCGCCCTCTCCGGGGCCGGCTGGACCCTCGTCTTCGCCGGCGCCACCGACCGGACCCGCCGTGACCCGTGGTTCGTGCGCGCCGACGAGTACCCGGGAGTGGGCTCCTCGCTCGCCCACGACGCGAGGCTGCCGGTCCCGGCCGGCGAGACGGTCGTACGGCGGATCGTCACCGTCGTCGCCGACGGGCGCCTGTCCCGGCTCGAAGTGGCGGCCCTGGTACGGAAGGCGGTCAGCCAGTGA
- a CDS encoding carbohydrate ABC transporter permease, with protein MITKEATEVAPAPVHESPEPPRSVKRRRAWDEVPRWHIYLPLSIYLVFTLIPFYWILLFALRPAGSTSLVPWPITFDHFEKVWTERAFGTYFENSVYVGLATLVMTTLVALAGGYALARFDFKVKNAFMLALLCSQFVPGALLLVPLFEIFAELKMINSLGSVIIAETVFQLPLSMILISNFIKNVPYSLEEAAWVDGCNRLTAFRIVVLPLLRPGLIAVGSFAFVHSWNHFLFALMFLNNQDKQTIPVGLNTLMSADSVDLGALAAGGIIAAVPVVIVFAFIQKWLITGFSAGAVKG; from the coding sequence GTGATCACCAAGGAGGCCACGGAGGTCGCGCCCGCGCCCGTGCACGAGAGCCCCGAACCGCCCCGGTCGGTGAAGCGCCGCCGCGCCTGGGACGAGGTCCCGCGCTGGCACATCTACCTGCCGCTGTCGATCTACCTCGTCTTCACCCTCATCCCCTTCTACTGGATCCTCCTCTTCGCGCTGCGCCCGGCCGGCTCGACCTCGCTCGTGCCCTGGCCGATCACCTTCGACCACTTCGAGAAGGTGTGGACGGAACGTGCCTTCGGCACCTACTTCGAGAACAGCGTGTACGTCGGCCTCGCCACCCTGGTGATGACGACCCTCGTCGCGCTGGCCGGCGGCTATGCCCTCGCCCGGTTCGACTTCAAGGTCAAGAACGCGTTCATGCTGGCGCTGCTGTGCTCGCAGTTCGTGCCGGGCGCGCTGCTGCTGGTGCCGTTGTTCGAGATCTTCGCCGAGCTGAAGATGATCAACTCGCTGGGCAGTGTCATCATCGCCGAGACGGTCTTCCAGCTGCCGCTGTCGATGATCCTGATCAGCAACTTCATCAAGAACGTGCCGTACTCCCTGGAGGAGGCGGCCTGGGTCGACGGCTGCAACCGGCTGACAGCCTTCAGGATCGTCGTCCTGCCCCTCCTGCGCCCCGGCCTGATCGCCGTCGGTTCCTTCGCCTTCGTGCACTCCTGGAACCACTTCCTGTTCGCCCTGATGTTCCTCAACAACCAGGACAAGCAGACGATCCCGGTCGGCCTCAACACCCTGATGAGCGCCGACAGCGTCGACCTCGGCGCACTGGCCGCCGGCGGCATCATCGCGGCGGTGCCCGTGGTGATCGTGTTCGCCTTCATCCAGAAGTGGCTGATCACGGGCTTCAGCGCGGGGGCGGTGAAGGGATGA